In Prevotella sp. oral taxon 475, one DNA window encodes the following:
- a CDS encoding SemiSWEET family transporter, with translation MNKEKFFGNVGWIGMCTSILMYVFYFPQIQENLNGDKGSFIQPFMAGVNCTLWVCYGLFKEKRDFPLVLANAPGVIFGFFAAFTAL, from the coding sequence ATGAATAAAGAAAAATTTTTTGGTAATGTAGGTTGGATCGGTATGTGTACCTCCATCCTGATGTATGTGTTTTATTTTCCACAGATACAAGAAAACCTCAATGGCGACAAGGGTTCGTTCATCCAACCCTTTATGGCAGGTGTCAATTGCACGCTGTGGGTGTGCTACGGCTTGTTTAAAGAGAAGCGCGATTTCCCCTTGGTGCTGGCCAATGCGCCTGGTGTGATTTTTGGTTTCTTCGCTGCATTCACGGCGTTGTAG
- a CDS encoding TonB-dependent receptor, protein MKKSYCFYTMLAVWVGASAPLSTMAVTGTARNVAEQQDQQKLSGVITDRQGDPITGATITIAGKNIGVVSDLNGHFSIAAKPGERLSISYVGYKTVKVAAAHSMKITLEEDAGQINEVVVVGYGTQKKVNLTGAVANVNVEEAIASRPITDVAKALQGITPGLTITNRIGGVGTESSVKLRGSVGSLSAEGGTAPLILVDNVEVPSLNLVNPDDIETISVLKDAASASIYGTRAAWGVILITTKQGAKNDKVRVSYSNNFAWNTPTKLPKVASASANADFIWQIMQREGVSQKSNIGYTIDADAVANIKKWEEKYGGMSQAELGEMQQGRDFELKNGKTYFYRSFDPIKEFTRKWTPQQNHNLSVTGGNKRTTYNISLSYLTQSGVMKFNTDQYDRYTLHSNITTAITDWWKVRTNVLLTRTNHDEPYRFTSGQYDAWFYLLRWPRWYPYADYQGKPFRSAVTDIKNGNRESLATTYVRANVGTEITPLKNLTVNFDYTFSYSNDAKKRNGGTVMAYNMFATAPFSSYQSIYGTTHDRVVQISRYTLQNIFKGYATYNMNINKDHALKLMAGFDAETREGLGHYSERRGLFNTSLTEIAMTGGDQYAFDSDDSFHKDFAAAGFFGRVNYDFLQRYLFEFNARYDGSSNFPTGKKFAFFPSFSAGWRASEEKFFAWAKPALSNLKLRGSWGTIGNQDVEAYSYLSTITSTASDWVVGGKEVLGLKSPTIHSGSLTWERVSTIDLGLEAGFFNNELNFTFDWYRRVTSDMHTNGETLPSTFGAKAPKINFGELTGTGLELGITYQHQFNNGLGVSLAASFSHVTEKITKFNSQSRDIDGNYKGKRLGEIWGYETDRLFQADDFKPDGTLKDGIPSQALYESGAFKFGPGDVKYKDLDGDGKITYGKNTVEHPGDQKVIGNYLPNYEYSFTLGATYKGFDFSAFFQGVGKRDFWAVGSLAIPSGGSGYMDAAFEHQMDYWTPTNTGAFYPRPANMAWNSNAKNFLRQTRYLANMAYLRCKNLTLGYTLPNDIVKKICLQSFRIYFSAENLFEFDSLNLPIDPETTTYRSDFKKEASWSFGRSYPFSRTLSFGVQAVF, encoded by the coding sequence ATGAAGAAATCTTATTGTTTCTACACAATGCTCGCCGTATGGGTGGGAGCTTCCGCCCCATTGAGCACGATGGCGGTGACGGGAACAGCACGGAACGTCGCCGAGCAACAAGACCAACAGAAACTCTCGGGCGTGATCACCGACCGTCAGGGCGACCCCATCACGGGTGCAACCATCACCATTGCGGGAAAAAACATCGGTGTGGTGTCCGACCTTAACGGACATTTCTCCATCGCAGCAAAGCCCGGCGAGCGGCTCAGCATCTCGTATGTGGGCTATAAAACCGTTAAAGTGGCAGCCGCCCACTCGATGAAAATCACATTGGAAGAGGATGCCGGACAAATCAACGAAGTGGTTGTCGTAGGTTATGGTACACAAAAGAAGGTGAATTTGACCGGTGCCGTGGCCAACGTCAACGTCGAAGAAGCCATCGCCAGCCGACCTATCACCGACGTAGCCAAGGCCTTACAGGGCATCACCCCGGGTCTGACCATTACCAATCGCATTGGCGGCGTGGGCACGGAATCGTCTGTGAAGCTGCGCGGTTCTGTGGGTTCGCTCAGCGCAGAGGGCGGAACGGCCCCGCTCATTTTGGTAGACAACGTCGAAGTGCCCAGTCTGAATCTCGTCAATCCCGACGACATCGAGACGATTTCGGTGCTCAAAGATGCGGCGTCGGCCTCTATTTACGGAACTCGTGCCGCATGGGGCGTGATTCTGATCACCACCAAGCAGGGAGCCAAGAACGACAAAGTGCGCGTATCCTACTCGAACAATTTTGCTTGGAACACCCCCACCAAGCTCCCCAAAGTGGCCTCAGCATCGGCTAATGCCGACTTTATCTGGCAGATTATGCAACGCGAAGGCGTGTCGCAAAAGAGCAATATCGGCTACACCATCGATGCGGATGCCGTGGCCAACATCAAGAAATGGGAAGAGAAATATGGCGGAATGTCGCAAGCCGAACTGGGAGAAATGCAGCAAGGACGCGACTTCGAGCTGAAAAACGGTAAGACGTATTTCTACCGTTCGTTCGACCCCATCAAAGAGTTCACCCGCAAATGGACACCGCAACAGAACCATAACCTCTCGGTAACGGGTGGTAACAAACGCACGACGTATAACATCAGCCTGAGCTATCTCACCCAGAGCGGTGTGATGAAGTTCAACACCGATCAATATGACCGTTATACGCTGCACAGCAACATCACAACGGCCATCACAGACTGGTGGAAGGTGCGCACAAACGTGCTTCTCACCCGCACCAACCACGACGAACCCTATCGATTCACCTCGGGTCAGTATGATGCTTGGTTCTATCTGCTGCGCTGGCCTCGCTGGTATCCGTATGCCGACTATCAGGGAAAACCGTTCCGTTCGGCCGTGACCGACATCAAAAACGGCAATCGCGAGAGTCTCGCCACCACCTATGTGCGTGCCAATGTGGGAACGGAAATCACACCGTTGAAGAACCTCACGGTGAACTTCGACTACACCTTCTCTTATAGCAACGATGCCAAGAAACGCAACGGAGGAACGGTGATGGCCTATAACATGTTTGCCACAGCCCCCTTCAGCAGCTATCAAAGCATCTATGGCACAACGCATGATCGTGTGGTGCAGATCAGTCGCTACACGTTGCAAAACATTTTCAAGGGTTATGCCACCTATAACATGAACATCAACAAAGATCACGCTCTGAAATTAATGGCCGGTTTCGACGCAGAAACACGCGAAGGACTGGGCCACTACTCCGAGCGTAGAGGGCTCTTCAACACTTCGCTGACCGAGATTGCTATGACCGGAGGCGACCAATATGCCTTCGACAGCGACGACAGCTTCCATAAAGACTTTGCTGCTGCAGGCTTCTTCGGTCGTGTGAACTACGACTTCTTGCAACGCTATCTCTTCGAGTTCAACGCCCGTTACGACGGTTCGTCCAACTTCCCCACTGGTAAGAAGTTCGCCTTCTTCCCCTCTTTCTCCGCCGGTTGGCGTGCTTCAGAAGAGAAATTCTTTGCCTGGGCCAAGCCAGCCCTCTCCAATCTAAAGCTGAGAGGCTCGTGGGGAACGATAGGAAACCAGGACGTAGAGGCCTACTCTTACCTTTCGACCATCACATCGACAGCTTCCGACTGGGTAGTAGGTGGAAAAGAGGTGCTGGGACTGAAGTCGCCCACGATCCACTCAGGCAGTCTGACCTGGGAACGCGTCTCTACCATCGACCTGGGTTTAGAGGCTGGCTTCTTTAACAATGAGCTCAACTTCACCTTCGACTGGTATCGCCGCGTCACTTCCGACATGCACACCAACGGAGAGACGCTTCCTTCTACCTTCGGAGCCAAGGCTCCCAAAATCAACTTTGGCGAACTCACCGGCACCGGCCTCGAACTGGGCATCACTTATCAGCACCAATTCAACAACGGACTGGGCGTATCGCTCGCCGCCAGTTTCTCTCACGTTACGGAAAAGATTACGAAGTTCAACTCGCAATCGCGCGACATCGACGGTAACTACAAAGGCAAACGCCTCGGAGAGATCTGGGGATATGAAACCGATCGCCTCTTTCAGGCCGACGACTTCAAACCCGACGGCACTCTTAAAGACGGTATCCCCTCACAAGCTCTCTACGAATCGGGCGCATTCAAGTTCGGTCCGGGCGACGTGAAATACAAAGACCTCGACGGAGACGGCAAGATTACCTACGGAAAGAACACCGTCGAACATCCGGGCGACCAGAAAGTGATTGGCAACTACCTGCCCAACTACGAATACAGCTTCACTCTCGGTGCCACCTACAAAGGTTTCGACTTCAGTGCTTTCTTCCAAGGCGTGGGCAAACGTGACTTCTGGGCCGTGGGTTCTTTAGCCATCCCCTCCGGAGGCTCGGGCTATATGGACGCCGCCTTTGAACATCAGATGGACTATTGGACACCTACCAACACCGGAGCTTTCTATCCCCGGCCCGCCAACATGGCCTGGAACAGTAACGCAAAGAACTTCTTGCGCCAAACACGCTACCTGGCCAACATGGCTTATCTGCGCTGCAAGAACCTCACCTTGGGCTATACGCTGCCCAATGACATCGTGAAGAAAATCTGCTTACAGAGTTTCCGCATCTACTTCAGTGCAGAAAACCTCTTCGAGTTCGATAGTCTCAACCTCCCCATCGACCCCGAGACAACTACCTATCGGAGCGACTTCAAGAAAGAAGCTTCCTGGTCGTTTGGCCGCAGCTATCCTTTCTCGCGCACACTTTCGTTTGGCGTTCAAGCCGTATTCTAA
- a CDS encoding RagB/SusD family nutrient uptake outer membrane protein, giving the protein MKHKILGISMALAALTLVSCNDFLTRNPLDRAEDKDAFWSSETSVRHSVYNLYPTYFPGYRSGWNRSDWFAETDIADWTDDNAQQKATFFTKVAPAVQSKSKWSFDDVHVINVMIDRISKNHMEDEARKHWLGVTRFLRALEYAKLVSRFGDVPYYNAPIDAKDRQTLYKARTPRIEVMDSVLADLKYAMANVRIADGENGLTINRDVVYAYATRLLLFEGTWQKYHSANTVAATKYLKAAKEYAEYIINSGKYSLCSNYKALTTSLDLAGNPEIILYRSYVDGEVTHSLMTFQNTEAENASPSKSLIDSYLTKNGLPIAQAGNTQYKGDQWFYDEIADRDPRLYAHIDTTELQLTGVAAVYAISGYFANRFVNETLKNLPGGRSTTCITDAPVMKLNEVLMNYIEAAAELATLGAYTLTQADFDKTINLIRDRPSTAMPHLTLSGNDLQVNGVILNDPTRDSDVPSILWEIRRERRIELAYEGIRFDDLRRWKKLDYADMTINTKLNRGAWIDKTRYVAWYNAHHTKPITLASLDKLILDRPGTSGYILPITKTTLLRTYKTKDYLYPIPVDQLTLYEQNGYTLTQNPGW; this is encoded by the coding sequence ATGAAACACAAGATATTAGGCATCAGCATGGCCTTGGCCGCATTGACATTGGTGTCCTGCAACGACTTCCTCACACGCAACCCACTCGACCGGGCAGAAGACAAAGACGCTTTCTGGTCGTCGGAAACCAGCGTCCGGCACTCTGTCTACAACCTCTACCCCACCTATTTCCCGGGCTACCGATCGGGATGGAACCGCTCCGACTGGTTCGCAGAAACCGACATCGCCGACTGGACCGACGACAACGCCCAGCAAAAGGCCACCTTCTTCACCAAAGTGGCCCCCGCAGTGCAAAGCAAATCCAAGTGGAGCTTCGACGACGTGCACGTCATCAACGTCATGATCGACCGTATCAGCAAAAACCACATGGAAGACGAGGCCCGGAAACACTGGCTCGGCGTAACCCGTTTCCTCCGCGCCTTAGAGTACGCCAAGCTCGTTTCGCGCTTCGGAGACGTGCCTTACTACAACGCACCCATCGATGCCAAAGACCGACAAACGCTTTATAAAGCCCGTACACCTCGCATCGAAGTAATGGATAGCGTCCTGGCCGACCTTAAATACGCTATGGCCAACGTCCGAATTGCCGACGGCGAGAATGGCCTCACCATTAATCGCGATGTTGTCTACGCCTACGCTACGCGCTTGCTGCTCTTCGAAGGGACCTGGCAAAAATACCATTCCGCCAACACCGTAGCAGCCACGAAATACCTCAAAGCTGCCAAAGAATATGCCGAATACATCATCAACAGCGGTAAATACAGCTTGTGCAGCAACTACAAAGCCTTGACCACATCACTTGACTTGGCCGGTAACCCCGAAATCATCCTCTATCGCTCCTACGTAGATGGAGAAGTGACCCACAGCCTCATGACCTTCCAGAACACGGAAGCTGAGAACGCCAGTCCTTCCAAATCACTCATCGACAGTTACCTCACCAAGAACGGACTGCCCATCGCCCAAGCTGGCAATACCCAGTACAAAGGCGACCAGTGGTTCTACGACGAAATCGCCGACCGCGACCCACGTCTCTACGCTCATATCGACACCACCGAGCTACAACTTACAGGCGTAGCCGCCGTCTATGCCATCTCGGGCTACTTTGCTAATCGCTTTGTTAACGAGACCCTTAAAAACCTTCCCGGAGGTCGAAGCACGACCTGCATCACCGATGCGCCTGTGATGAAGCTCAACGAAGTGTTGATGAATTACATTGAAGCTGCTGCTGAGCTCGCCACCCTCGGTGCCTATACCCTCACACAAGCCGACTTCGACAAAACTATCAACCTTATCCGCGACCGACCAAGCACGGCTATGCCCCACCTCACCCTATCGGGCAACGATCTGCAAGTGAACGGTGTCATCCTCAACGATCCCACTCGGGATAGCGATGTGCCGTCGATACTGTGGGAGATTCGCCGCGAACGACGCATCGAACTTGCCTACGAAGGCATCCGCTTCGACGACCTGCGCCGCTGGAAAAAACTGGACTACGCCGATATGACCATCAACACCAAGCTCAACCGAGGTGCCTGGATCGACAAAACCCGATACGTAGCCTGGTATAACGCCCATCATACCAAGCCTATCACCCTCGCCTCGCTCGACAAACTCATTCTCGACCGGCCAGGAACTTCCGGCTATATTCTCCCCATCACTAAAACCACGCTCCTGCGTACCTATAAGACGAAAGACTATCTCTATCCCATCCCCGTAGATCAACTCACTCTCTACGAACAAAACGGCTACACCCTGACACAAAATCCAGGTTGGTAG